A stretch of Flavobacterium sp. N1994 DNA encodes these proteins:
- a CDS encoding gliding motility-associated C-terminal domain-containing protein, whose protein sequence is MNIVVPIKECGVVLPCENIKIHNAITPNGDGLNEFFDIEHIEDFGCYPTNKVEI, encoded by the coding sequence ATAAATATAGTTGTACCGATTAAAGAATGTGGTGTTGTTTTACCTTGTGAAAACATAAAAATACATAATGCAATTACACCAAATGGTGATGGACTGAATGAGTTCTTTGATATTGAACATATTGAAGATTTCGGGTGTTATCCAACCAATAAGGTTGAAATTTAA
- a CDS encoding beta strand repeat-containing protein — protein MKNLYFNSIVKKLKQLVVLFAILFGFSTTINAQAKKVFTQRTSQFSPTKKIYNVKGDFTMFGNTCLTPQNYSATQNNNNQSMVYVDTDGDSSTFNSSSSTLEIASENGSVPSCSTIVFAGLYWTGAGSPNQTFNVTKNSVTKTFNKRVVKLKGPTASSYTDITAAAGDIYYPSGTEDNIYAAYAEVTDYVRQNGIGKYTVADMALLEGGQTSGTGFSGGWGMIVIYQNSKMKWRDVTIFDGYYYVDAGNSSAGLELPVSGFNTVQSGNVGMKIGFMASEGDVGYTGDYFKIQKLASNTYTTLSRNANGVVPSPDNFFNSSITAPGTRNPNLVNNTGIDIGIVNIPNTNNSIIGNSQTATKFLYGTNGDTYSIYTIAMSVDAYIPEVEGVITATTINGSPAVQPYTILPGQEAGYSVDIKNIGTEAINNYKLIIPIPFNATYVAGSAAGTIFSPQTTPTPNNISFNPSLGATGSIVWDFGTLVLPANPSSLLARLTFKLKSTTDCAILSNATCGSNMGVVGNSTGIGNTTNVALNNSNLIQGYTVNGSCAGEPIATPINTAINGTSYVQQNCPNTDYTRHFSYCSTSTSVGTSEIASNFPVGSLFYNSFPVTVNSIQYTDANPIPLVAGSTVTYYAVPSGGGNGCNFPFTITKCPVIVAQNDTIAGGNGTTGNPNAGNVLNNNGNGSDTLNGVQATISQVNITVTTPATPIGGNPVPVIDTNTGQISVPPGTPAGTYTIVYNLCEKLNPTTNCDPATVTITVTKPIIDAVNDAGAPIVGASGGQSLANVLVNDTLNGAPASLASVNLTQVSTTNAGVTLNPANGSVNVAPGTPSGSYTVTYQICEKINPTNCDTATVTVSVTNAVIDAVNDAGTSIVGASGGQSLSNVLVNDTLNGAPATLALVNLTQVSTTNSGVTLNTANGSVNVAPGTPSGSYILTYQICEKLNTTNCDTATVTVSVTNAVIDAVNDIGTSIVGATGGQSFPYVLVNDTLNGGPANLGNINLTQVATTNPGVTLNPAIGSVNVAPGTPSGSYILTYQICEKLNPTNCDTATVTVLVTNAVIDAVNDNGSPINGLTGGQSLANVLVNDTLNGNPATLATINLTQVSTTNSGVTLNPVNGSVNVTPGTPAGSYTVTYQICEKLNPTNCDTATVSVSVSAAQIIANDDAGTPVNGLTGGTAFTNVLVNDTLNGVPVLASQVNTTFVSSTNPGITLSGTNVLVAPGTPAGSYTLVYQICEILNPTNCDTATVSVSVSAAQIIANDDAGTPINGLTGGTAFTNVLVNDTLNGVPVLASQVNTTFVSSTNPGITLSGTNVLVALGTPAGSYTLVYQICEILNPTNCDTATVSVSVSAAQIIANDDAGTPVNGLTGGTAFTNVLVNDTLNGVPVLASQVNTTFVSSTNPGITLSGTNVLVAPGTPAGSYTLVYQICEILNPTNCDTATVSVSVSAAQIIANDDAGTPVNGLTGGTAFTNVLVNDALNGVPVLASQVNTTFVSSTNPGITLSGTDVLVAPGTPAGSYTLVYQICEILNPTNCDTATVTVTVTHAQIIANDDAGTPVNGLTGGTAFTNVLVNDTLNGVPVLASQVNTTFVSSTNPGITLSGTDVLVAPGTPAGSYTLVYQICEILNPTNCDTATVTVTVTHAQIIANDDAGTPVNGLTGGTAFTNVLVNDTLNGVPVLASQVNTTFVSSTNPGITLSGTDVLVAPGTPAGSYTLVYQICEILNPTNCDTATVSVSVSAAQIIANDDAGTPVNGLTGGTAFTNVLVNDTLNGVPVLASQVNTTFVSSTNPGITLSGTDVLVAPGTLLVSYTLVYQICEILNPTNCDTATVSVAVGAAAIEAIDDNYLTVQCSSVGLIGNILTNDTFKQYCWFINQ, from the coding sequence ATGAAAAATTTATACTTCAACTCAATCGTAAAAAAACTTAAGCAATTAGTTGTATTGTTTGCTATCCTTTTTGGGTTTTCAACAACAATTAATGCTCAAGCTAAAAAAGTATTTACCCAAAGAACCTCACAGTTTAGTCCAACTAAAAAGATTTACAATGTGAAAGGTGATTTCACCATGTTTGGGAATACTTGTTTGACTCCACAGAATTACTCTGCAACTCAAAACAATAATAACCAATCTATGGTTTATGTTGACACAGATGGTGACTCTAGCACTTTTAATTCATCATCTTCAACATTAGAAATTGCTTCTGAAAATGGATCTGTTCCCTCATGTTCAACCATAGTGTTTGCAGGGTTATATTGGACCGGAGCTGGTTCTCCAAACCAAACTTTTAATGTAACTAAAAATAGTGTAACTAAAACTTTTAATAAAAGAGTAGTTAAACTTAAAGGGCCAACTGCTAGTTCATACACTGACATTACAGCTGCTGCTGGTGATATTTATTATCCTTCAGGGACTGAAGATAATATTTACGCTGCCTATGCAGAAGTTACTGATTATGTAAGACAGAATGGTATAGGTAAATATACTGTTGCTGATATGGCTCTTTTAGAAGGAGGTCAAACTAGTGGAACTGGTTTCTCTGGTGGATGGGGAATGATAGTTATTTATCAAAACTCAAAAATGAAATGGAGAGATGTAACTATTTTTGATGGTTATTATTATGTTGATGCTGGAAACTCATCTGCAGGTTTAGAGTTACCTGTTTCAGGTTTTAATACTGTACAATCTGGTAACGTAGGTATGAAAATTGGATTTATGGCCAGTGAAGGTGATGTTGGGTATACAGGAGATTACTTCAAAATACAAAAACTTGCTAGCAACACTTACACCACATTAAGTAGAAATGCAAATGGTGTGGTACCAAGTCCAGATAATTTTTTCAATTCATCTATAACTGCCCCAGGCACGAGAAATCCTAACTTGGTAAATAATACAGGTATTGATATTGGTATTGTTAATATACCTAATACAAACAATAGTATTATTGGGAATAGTCAAACGGCAACAAAATTCTTGTATGGTACAAATGGGGATACCTATTCTATTTATACAATTGCAATGTCTGTTGATGCCTATATCCCAGAAGTTGAAGGTGTAATCACTGCCACAACTATCAATGGTTCACCAGCGGTTCAACCTTACACAATATTACCAGGTCAAGAAGCTGGTTATAGTGTAGATATAAAAAACATTGGTACAGAGGCAATAAATAATTATAAATTAATTATTCCTATTCCGTTTAATGCAACTTATGTTGCAGGAAGTGCTGCAGGTACAATATTTAGTCCACAAACAACTCCAACACCAAATAATATTTCATTTAATCCTAGTTTAGGAGCAACTGGATCCATTGTTTGGGATTTTGGAACTTTAGTTTTACCAGCAAATCCTAGCTCTTTATTAGCTAGATTAACATTCAAATTAAAATCTACAACAGATTGTGCTATTTTAAGCAACGCTACTTGTGGAAGTAATATGGGTGTTGTTGGAAATTCTACAGGTATTGGTAATACTACAAATGTAGCTTTGAATAATTCCAATTTGATTCAAGGGTATACTGTAAATGGTAGTTGTGCTGGCGAACCAATTGCAACTCCAATTAATACAGCTATTAATGGTACAAGTTATGTACAACAAAACTGTCCAAATACTGATTATACAAGACATTTTTCATACTGTAGTACTAGTACTAGTGTAGGAACTTCTGAAATTGCTTCAAATTTTCCAGTAGGATCATTATTTTATAATTCTTTCCCAGTAACTGTAAATTCTATTCAATATACAGATGCTAATCCTATTCCACTGGTAGCTGGTTCAACTGTTACTTATTATGCAGTTCCTTCTGGTGGCGGAAATGGATGTAACTTCCCTTTTACTATTACTAAATGTCCAGTAATTGTTGCACAAAACGATACTATTGCTGGTGGTAATGGAACTACAGGAAATCCAAATGCTGGAAACGTTTTAAACAATAACGGTAATGGTTCAGATACCTTGAATGGTGTTCAAGCAACTATTTCACAAGTTAATATTACAGTTACCACTCCTGCAACTCCAATTGGCGGAAATCCAGTTCCTGTTATTGATACAAATACAGGTCAAATTTCTGTACCTCCTGGAACTCCTGCTGGAACTTATACTATAGTATATAACTTATGTGAAAAATTAAATCCAACTACAAATTGTGACCCTGCTACTGTAACAATAACAGTAACTAAACCTATTATTGATGCAGTGAATGATGCTGGTGCTCCTATTGTTGGTGCTTCAGGTGGTCAATCATTAGCTAATGTATTAGTTAACGATACCCTTAATGGTGCTCCTGCTAGTTTAGCTTCTGTAAATTTAACACAAGTTTCAACTACAAATGCTGGTGTTACTCTTAACCCTGCTAACGGTTCGGTGAATGTGGCTCCTGGTACTCCATCTGGTTCATACACAGTTACATATCAAATATGTGAAAAAATAAATCCAACTAATTGTGATACGGCAACGGTTACCGTTTCTGTTACAAATGCTGTAATTGATGCTGTAAATGATGCTGGTACTTCTATCGTTGGTGCTTCAGGTGGTCAATCATTATCTAATGTATTAGTTAACGATACCCTTAATGGCGCACCTGCTACTTTAGCTTTAGTGAACTTAACACAAGTTTCAACTACAAATAGTGGCGTTACCCTTAACACTGCTAACGGCTCAGTAAATGTAGCTCCAGGAACTCCTTCTGGTTCGTATATTCTTACTTATCAAATTTGTGAAAAATTAAATACAACCAATTGTGATACAGCTACTGTTACTGTTTCTGTTACTAACGCTGTAATTGATGCTGTAAATGATATAGGTACTTCTATTGTTGGTGCTACTGGTGGTCAATCATTTCCATATGTATTGGTTAATGACACTCTAAATGGTGGTCCTGCTAATCTAGGTAATATCAATCTTACTCAGGTTGCAACAACTAATCCTGGAGTAACCCTTAATCCTGCTATTGGTTCAGTAAACGTAGCTCCAGGAACTCCTTCTGGTTCTTATATCCTTACTTATCAAATTTGTGAAAAATTAAATCCAACGAATTGTGATACAGCTACTGTAACTGTTTTAGTAACTAATGCTGTAATAGATGCTGTGAATGACAATGGTTCACCAATAAATGGTTTAACTGGTGGTCAGTCTTTAGCTAATGTATTAGTTAATGATACTCTTAATGGTAACCCTGCAACTTTAGCAACTATTAACTTAACTCAAGTTTCTACAACTAACTCTGGTGTTACTCTTAATCCAGTAAATGGTTCTGTGAATGTAACTCCCGGAACTCCAGCTGGTTCATACACAGTTACCTATCAAATTTGTGAAAAATTAAATCCAACGAATTGTGATACAGCTACTGTTTCTGTTTCTGTTTCAGCTGCTCAAATCATCGCTAATGATGATGCGGGTACTCCTGTAAATGGTTTAACTGGTGGTACGGCTTTCACTAACGTGTTGGTTAACGATACTCTTAACGGTGTGCCGGTTTTAGCTTCGCAAGTAAATACTACTTTCGTATCTTCTACTAATCCTGGAATTACGCTTTCAGGTACTAACGTACTTGTAGCTCCTGGAACACCTGCTGGTTCTTATACTTTGGTTTACCAAATCTGTGAAATCTTAAATCCAACGAATTGTGATACAGCTACTGTTTCTGTTTCTGTTTCAGCTGCTCAAATCATCGCTAATGATGATGCGGGTACTCCTATAAATGGTTTAACTGGTGGTACGGCTTTCACTAACGTGTTGGTTAACGATACTCTTAACGGTGTGCCGGTTTTAGCTTCGCAAGTAAATACTACTTTCGTGTCTTCTACTAATCCTGGAATTACGCTTTCTGGTACTAACGTGCTAGTTGCGCTTGGAACACCTGCTGGTTCTTATACTTTAGTTTACCAAATCTGTGAAATCTTAAATCCAACGAATTGTGATACGGCTACTGTTTCTGTTTCTGTTTCAGCTGCTCAAATCATCGCTAATGATGATGCGGGTACTCCTGTAAATGGTTTAACTGGTGGTACTGCTTTCACTAACGTATTGGTTAACGATACTCTTAACGGTGTGCCTGTTTTAGCTTCGCAAGTAAATACTACTTTCGTGTCTTCTACTAATCCTGGAATTACGCTTTCTGGTACTAACGTGCTAGTTGCGCCTGGAACACCTGCTGGTTCTTATACTTTAGTTTACCAAATCTGTGAAATCTTAAATCCAACGAATTGTGATACGGCTACTGTTTCTGTTTCTGTTTCAGCTGCTCAAATCATCGCTAATGATGATGCGGGTACTCCTGTAAATGGTTTAACTGGTGGTACTGCTTTCACTAACGTGTTGGTTAACGATGCTCTTAACGGTGTGCCGGTTTTAGCTTCGCAAGTAAATACTACTTTCGTATCTTCTACTAATCCTGGAATTACGCTTTCTGGTACTGATGTACTTGTAGCTCCTGGAACACCTGCTGGTTCTTATACTTTGGTTTACCAAATCTGTGAAATCTTAAATCCAACGAATTGTGATACAGCTACAGTTACTGTTACGGTAACACATGCTCAAATCATCGCTAATGATGATGCGGGTACTCCTGTAAATGGTTTAACTGGTGGTACGGCTTTCACTAACGTGTTGGTTAACGATACTCTTAACGGTGTGCCGGTTTTAGCTTCGCAAGTAAATACTACTTTCGTGTCTTCTACTAATCCTGGAATTACGCTTTCTGGTACTGATGTACTAGTAGCTCCTGGAACACCTGCTGGTTCTTATACTTTGGTTTACCAAATCTGTGAAATCTTAAATCCAACGAATTGTGATACAGCTACAGTTACTGTTACGGTAACACATGCTCAAATCATCGCTAATGATGATGCGGGTACTCCTGTAAATGGTTTAACTGGTGGTACGGCTTTCACTAACGTGTTGGTTAACGATACTCTTAACGGTGTGCCGGTTTTAGCTTCGCAAGTAAATACTACTTTCGTGTCTTCTACTAATCCTGGAATTACGCTTTCTGGTACTGATGTACTAGTAGCTCCTGGAACACCTGCTGGTTCTTATACTTTGGTTTACCAAATCTGTGAAATCTTAAATCCAACGAATTGTGATACAGCTACTGTTTCTGTTTCTGTTTCAGCTGCTCAAATCATCGCTAATGATGATGCGGGTACTCCTGTAAATGGTTTAACTGGTGGTACGGCTTTCACTAACGTGTTGGTTAACGATACTCTTAACGGTGTGCCGGTTTTAGCTTCGCAAGTAAATACTACTTTCGTATCTTCTACTAATCCTGGAATTACGCTTTCTGGTACTGATGTACTTGTAGCTCCTGGAACACTGCTGGTTTCTTATACTTTGGTTTACCAAATCTGTGAAATCTTAAATCCAACGAATTGTGATACAGCTACTGTTTCTGTTGCTGTTGGTGCTGCTGCAATTGAAGCTATAGATGACAACTATCTAACTGTTCAATGTTCTAGCGTTGGTTTAATTGGAAATATCTTAACAAATGATACTTTTAAACAGTACTGTTGGTTTATCAACCAATGA